In the genome of Solirubrobacterales bacterium, the window CGATCGTCCACTTGACGTCGGTCGAGGTGACCGGCTTGCCGTCCGACCATTTCCTGTCGGCAAGCTTGAAGGTCACCGACTTCTTGTCCTCGGAGACCTCCCAGCTTTCGGCGATACCGGGCGCGGGCGAGAGATCCTTCGGGTTGTAGTTGACCAGCATGTCCCAGTTGATCGCCCAGACCGTCCAGTCCTCCTCATCGAGTCCGATGAACGGGTTGAGCGTCTGCGGATCCTGAGCCCAGCCGATCTTGAGCACATCCTCCCCGGAGGATGCGTTCTTTTCGCCGGCCGCAGTGGCCTGCCCGACCGTACCGGCCAGCATCAGAATTGCGACGAAAAGGGTCGCCGACAGCCATCTCCTCATGAACTTCCCCTCCGGGTTGTTGTCATCCGGCCACCGCCGGTTCCAGCACTTCAAGTGTCTTTCCACCCCCGTCCACCCGCACCTTTGTACCGAGCGGCATGGTCGCCATGTGCTTGCCGTGACCAACCGGCAGGTTGGCGATCGCCGGAATCCCGAGCGGGGCGATCAGTTCGTCCAGCACCTGTTCGATCGAGAGCACCGATTCCGGCCCTTCCGGTGCCACCCGACTGCGCAGGATCACGTCGGTGCCGAACACGAAGCCGGCCAGGTTGTCGAGCTTTCCGGCCCGGAGCAGATGGTTGAGCAGGGTGTCAATCAGGTACTGGTCGGTGTTCAGGTCCTCGAGCAGCAGCACGCAGCCGTCGGTCTCGACCTCGAACGGGGTGCCGATACTGGCCGAAACCAGGGTGAGGCAGCCCCCGGTGAGGACGCCCTCGCCGATCCCGCCGCCAACCGTGAGCACGTACGGATCCTCGGGATCCTCGAACACCCTGCCGAGCGGTTCCGGCTGGAACGCCCGGTGGAACCACTCCTCGGTCTCCTCGGTCAGCTCCTCCTTCTGCCGGGTGAAGCGGACGAAGTTCGGGCCGTAGAAGGTGACCCAGCCCGGCTTCTTCGCCAGCGCCAGATGGAGGCCGGTGATGTCGCTGAAACCGCAGACGATGCGCGGCTCCCCGACCGCATCCCACTCGATCCGGTCGAAGAGGCGGGCCGACCCGTAGCCGCCGCAGAGCGCGTGGACCATGTCGATCCCGTCCTCGGAAAGCGCCCACTGCAGGTCGGCAGCGCGTTCCTCGTCGGTCCCGGCCAGGTAGCCGTGGACCTTGCGGTGATTGGGGCCGAACACGACCCGGTGCCCCCGGGACTCGAAGTAGGCGGTCGCCTGTTCGATCTCGGAACGGGTCTGGGGCGGGCTGGCTGGTGCAACGACCGCAATGGTCGCGCTTTCAGGCAAAGCCTTCGGTTTAGTCCGCTCCATCCCTCTCCCGCGTTCGGACAACGACACCTGCCGGGATATTACGCCTGGCCCCGGAAGCCAGTCAGCCGGCCGGTCTGCCTCAGAGCCACCCGGCCAGTCCGAAGGCAATCCCGAGGCAGAGGTCGATCCCGGCCATCGTTCCCACCACCTTGAGCTGCCGGCGGTGATCCGTTCCCATGTCGTAGACCCAGGCCGCCACCAGGAAGAAGGTGCCGTACCCGAAGACCACGATCAGCGGGATGAACGGGGTGTTCCACCACCAGTACTCCCAGTGGAAGTAGCCGGTGCCGTGCAGAAACAGTTCGACGATCACGCAGAACAGCGAGAACCCGAGGATCATGACCGGCCGGTTGGGCAGGCCGAGGATCTTCATTTTCCGGTCGGCCGGCAGCATCTTGACGAAGACGATTCCGGCGATCGCGAACATGAAGATGATTTCGATCGAGAGGCCGATGTAGATCAGGTAGCTGGTGTCACCGGTGACCGTCCAGAGCGGCGCCCGACCGGTGATGTGAAAGAAGGCCGAGTTGACCAGCTCGTTGAACTGGTCCATCAGGAGCAGGGCCAGTCCGGCCAGCACCATGTCCCAGCGACGCCGCTCGATCTCGACCGAGTACACGTAGAGGACCAGGGCCAGCAGGGTGACCGACGACCACTGAAAGAGAGACCCGTCACGAACCATTGACTGCGCCTCGCGGACAAAATCCGGGACCGCGGTGAGGGGCAGGGAGAGGAGATCCACCAACTTGCCACGAAGCTACCAAGCGGGACTGCCCGGAAGCTCAGTACTTGACCGCAGGGTGACCCGGCCCGCCGGCACCGCGGCCCGGCCCCGGTCAGAGCTCGCGGCGGTTGACCCTCGTACGAATGAACTCGACGATTTCACCGGTAGGGGCGCCGGGGGTGAACACTCCGGTCACACCCATCTCCTTCAGCGCCTCGATGTCCCTGGTCGGGATCGTGCCGCCGACCGTCAGCAGCACGTCGTCGACCCCCTGTTCGGCCAGCAGCTCGGAGATCTTCGGGACCAGGGTCATGTGGGCGCCGGAAAGAATCGAGACACCGATCGCGTCCGCGTCCTCCTGGATCGCGGTCTCGACGATCTCTTCCGGGGTCTGGTGGAGCCCGGTGTAGATCACCTCCATGCCGGCATCCCGGAGCGCCCGGGCGATGATCTTCGCCCCCCGGTCGTGACCGTCGAGGCCGGGCTTGGCAACGACAACCCGGATCTTGTGCGCGGCAGCCGCAACCATGAACCGAACCCTACCGTCCCCCGGCCAAGGCAGCGGCTCAGAAGACCGGGGTCTCGGTGTAGGTGCCGAAGACCTCCTGGAGGGTGGCGACCATCTCCCCGACAGTGACCTGCTCCCGGGCCGCGTCGAGGATCGGGTACATCAGGTTCTGGTCGGTGCCGGCGGCCCGTTTCAGCTCGGCCAGGCTGCTTTCGACTGCGGCCGAGTCACGGACGGCACGGGTGGCGGCCAGACGCTCGACCTGCTTGGTTTCCAGGGCGGGATCGATGTGAAGCAGCGGCACCTCTTCCTCCTCGCTCTGGTATCGGTTCACCCCGACGATCGTGAACTCGCCGGAGTCCAGCTTGCGCTGGAACTCGAAGGCAGACTCGGCGATTTCCCGCTGCGGATAGTTCTTTCGGATTGCCTCGACCATGCCGCCGAGCTCGTCGATGCGGTCGAAATACCGGTACGCCTCGGCCTCCAGTTCATCGGTCAGCGCCTCGACGAAGTACGAGCCGCCGAGCGGATCCGGGGTGTTGGTCACACCGGTCTCGTGGCTGATGATCTGCTGGGTGCGGAGCGCCACCCGGACCGCCTCCTCGGTCGGCAGCGCGAGCGCTTCGTCAAAGGAGTTGGTGTGGAGCGACTGGGTGCCGCCGAGTACGCCGGCCAGTGCCTCGAGGGCGGTCCGGACGATGTTGTTGAGCGGCTGCTGGGCGGTGAGTGAAACTCCGGCGGTCTGGGTGTGGAAACGAAGCCGCATCGACTCGGGCCTCTCTGCTCCGTAGGTTTCCCTCAGCTCACGGGCCCAGATCCGGCGGGCGGCACGGTACTTGGCGATTTCCTCGAAGAAGTCGATGTGGGCGTTGAAGAAGAAGGAGAGCCGGGGAGCGAAGGAGTCCACATCGAGGCCGCGTTCGATCGCCCGTTCGACGTAGGTGAAACCGTCCTTGAGGGTGAAGGCGAGCTCCTGGGCGGCGGTCGCTCCGGCCTCCCGGATGTGGTACCCGGAGATCGAGACGGGATGCCAGCGGGGCATCTCCCTGGTCGAGTACTCGATCATGTCGGTGACCAGCCGCATCGCCGGTTCGACCGGAAAACACCACTCCTTCTGGGCGATGTACTCCTTGAGGATGTCGGTCTGGATCGTTCCCGAGAGCCGTTCCGGGGAGACACCCTGGCGCTCCCCCACCAGCACGTAGAAGGCCAGCAGGATCGCGGCCGGGGCGTTGATCGTCATCGAGGTCGAGACCTCGCCCAGCGGGATGCCCTGGAAGAGCCGCTCCATGTCGTCGAGGGTGTCGACCGCCACTCCTTCCCGACCGACCTCGCCGAGCGAACGGGGATGGTCGGAGTCGTAACCCATCAGGGTGGGCATGTCGAAGGCGGTCGAAAGCCCGGTCTGGCCGTGGTCCAGCAGGTAGTGGAACCGCTCGTTGGTTTCCTCGACCGTGCCGAAGCCGGCGAACTGGCGCATGGTCCAGTTGCGACCCCGGTACATCGACTCGTAGGGACCCCGGGTGAACGGGTAACGGCCCGGTTCGCCGATCTTCGCCTCCGCGTCTCCGGTGACGTCCTCCGGCCCGTACGCGGCCCGGATCGGCACCCCGGACATGGTCTCGAACCGGAGCTCCCCGCCACCGGACTCCCGGTTTTCAGACTCGGCAGCAGGCGGTGAGGCAGGTGTGGAGTTCGGTTCCATGATCGAACCCCGATGGTATCCGGCCTGCCCGGCCTCCGCCCCACACGGAGACCGGGCCTGCCGAAACTCTTATGCGGCCGCGGCCGGTGCCTTCGCTTCTGCCGGCGGCCAGCTTGCGACCTGGTTGGTGAAACCGGCGGGGCTGAATACCACCAGCAGCCTGCCCTCGCCGTGCTCGGGGTTGTCGAGGCGTACCTTCTCCCGGGCCGGAATGGTCACGATCTTGCCCGGCTCGAGCACGGTCACGTCACCATCGCCGTCCTCGCTGATCAGACGGATCGCCCCGTGGAGGGGAACCAGCAGGGATTCGGACTCACCGTGGTCGTGGAGACCCATCTGCCCACAGCAGGGGACGGTCACCTCGACCACACCCATCTGCCGACCCGGCTGATCCGCGACCAGAATCTCGGCCACCGGCCCGTTTTCAACGGGAGCCTGGTGCCGTTCACCTTCGCCGAGTTGTACGCAGTTCACGCTCATGTCTCACCAGCCTTGGGTCAAACGCCGATCTGGTCGAAGCATAACTGATTACACACTTGCCATGTGTAAATCGGTTCGGTGAAGCCGGTTCGGTCCCGGTCAGGACCGGCAGCCGCGGAGCGCCTCAAAGAGCTGTCGGCGGCGTCGCCGGAAAGGTTCGGACTGGCCGATCGTGAAATGACCGACCGTCGCGACCGCAACCAGACCGGTGATCGTGCCGACGACGGCCAGATCCCGACCGATCCGGTCGAGGCGCAGCTCCTCCCAGGCGCGTTCGGATGCGACCGCGGCCAGCTTCGGATCCGGGTTGACCACAACCGCGTTACCGACCGCCTCCAGCATCGGCAGGTCCGAGGCGGAGTCCGAGTAGGCCCAGGAGGCGGCCAGGTCGATCCCGCGATCGGCCGCGATCTCCTCCATCGCGATCACCTTCCCCGGTCCGTAAACGAAGGGCCCCGCGAGTTCACCGGTGTAACGGCCGTCCTCGACCGCGTAGCGGGTGCCGATCCCGCCGTCCATGCCGAGGATGCGGGCCAGGGACTCGACCATCTCGGACCCGGCGGCGCTGACGATGAATGTAAGTCTCCCCTCGTCCTGATGGCGATGAACCTCGGCCAGGATGCGAGGGTAGATCCGGGGCAGAATCCCGGCGAGGACTTCCGGCCACATCCGGTCGATCAACTCGACCCTGGATCCGCCTACCGACTCCTGGGCGACCGCCAGCACCTGGGCGGTTTCCTCGTCGGAGGCTCCGCGCAGACGAAACTTGAGGTGATCCACCGCCCAGCCGGCCACCTGACGGCGGGAGATGATTCCCCGGGTCCGAGCCACCCTCGCGAACTCCATCGAGCTGGACCCTGACATCAGGGTCTTGTCGAGATCGAAAAAGGCCGCTTCGCGCAGATCCGTCATTGACCGATACGTTAGTGCCGGGAGCGTGTTGACCGCGAGAGGGAGTGGATTGTGGAACCGACTGGAACGCATCCGGCCGATGTGACACGGCAAGGAGGGAGCAGAGTGGCCCGTTACGGACTGGTCGCGGTACTGGCCGCCCTGCTGTTTGCTGCACTGCCGGCGAGCCCGGCGACCGCACAGACACCACCGCCGGTCTCAAACTGGGTGCTGACCGGATCGAAGGAGTACCTGCCGGTGGCGGGCAGTCCGACCGTCTGCGGCAGCCAGGGGCTCACCTCGGATGGGGAGTCGCTCTGGTTTTCCTGGAACTTTGGCTTCTCCCATAACGATCTCAATCTCACCCGGACTTTCGATCAACGCTGCAGTAACTCGATCCCGCCGAACCTACTCGCGACCGGCCACGATCACATCGGCGGAATCGATCTCCATGAGGGGATCATCTACGCGCCGATCGAGGACGGGGCCAATTTCCTCTCGCCCTGGATCGTGCTCTATCGGGCAAGCGACCTCGCCTACACCGGGACCGCGTTTGCGCTGGACCGCGCCTACCTGACCGAAGGGGTTCCGTGGGTTGCGATAGATGGTCCGCGTGGCGTTGCCTATACCGCTGAAGCTCACAACACAACCGTCCTCAACGTCCACCGGCTCAGTGATTTCCACATCATCCGGACGGTCACTCTTAACCAGGAGGTGCCCGATATCCAGGGGGCAAAAATGTTCAGGGGACTGCTCTACTACTCGCAGGACAACGGCCCGCGAAAGTCAATCGGGGCGCTCGATCCGGAGACCGGCCATGTAACCAACCTGTTCGACCGCGATCTGGGCAACGGGTACGAAGCGGAGGGCCTGACCTTTGTTCAGCGCCGCTCCGGCACCGAGATGCTTGCGATCGAACTGTACAAGGGGACCAAGGGAGACCCGAACGACCCGTTCCACGCCCGCCTCCAGCGCTACCGGATCAACGGGGACACCACTCCACCAAGGCTGGCCGGGTTGAGACTGAAACCGAAGCAGGTCAGATCAGGAAAGCGGCCGGCCCGCATCGCGGTGGCGGTCCGTTCCTCCGAGCCGGCCACGATCACCGGTCAGTGGCAGCGCTGTACCGGCCCCAGGCGAAACCCCTGCCGAAAACTGAAAACTGCCGGATCGCCGTTCACCCGTTCACTCGGGACCGGCCCCAACCGGTTCCGCATCAAGGCCGTGAACGGCACCAGGAACCCGAAGCCCGGCCGCTGGCAGCTGAGGCTGACCCCAACCGACGAAGCTGGCGTCACCGGCAAGCCGGCCAGAGCATCAATACGGGTTCTCCCTCCCCGCAGAGGCCGATAGGCGATCCTCGAATATCAGACGAACGGGGAGTGGCTTTGAGACTGAATCCGGAAGTTCCGAGAGTTCCGTGGCAACAGGAATGGAGCGCAGTACTGGCTGCCACACTGGTGGGCGTGTTGAGTGTTGTGCTGGCAGCAGGCCCGGCGACCGCACAGACACCACCGCCGGTCTCAAATTGGGTACAGACCGACACGCGGAGCTTCATGCCCCTGGTCGGGACCCCGCAGATATGCGGAACCCAGGGCATCGCCTCGGACGGCAGCTCGCTCTGGTTTTCCTGGAACCAAGGTCTCAGCCACAACGACCTGGCCCTGACCAGGACTTTCACTGCTCGCTGCACCGGCGCAATCCCGCCCAGCTTGGCCGCGACCCAGCACAACCACATCGGCGACATCGACATCCACAACGGAATTCTCTACGCGCCGATCGAGGACGGCCCGGCGGGCTACCTCTCCCCCTGGATCGTCCTTTACCGGGCGAGTGATCTCACCGCCACCGGCAGGGCCTTCGAGCTGGACCGGACCTACCTGACCGACGGGGTGCCGTGGGTGGCGATCGACGCTCCCCGCAAGGTGGCCTACACCGCCGAGTGGAACCACACCACCAGATTGAACGTCCACCGGTTGAGTGACTTCAAGCTGCTACGCACCGTTGAGCTGGACAAGGAGGTGCCCCGGATCCAGGGCGCCAAGGTGTTCCGCGGCTCGCTCTACATCGCCCGTGATAACCGGCCTGACCACTCGATCGAGGCGATCGATCCGGAGACCGGCCACGTGACCCACCTCTTCGACCGGCCCGAACTGGGTGACAGCGAGGCGGAAGGGATCGCCTTCATCCGCCGGAAGTCCGGCACAGTGATGGCCCTGCTGGAGCTCTACCAGGGGGCCCGGCTGAGCTACTACCGGATCAACGGCGACACCACCCCGCCGAGACTGTCCGGGCTGAAGTTGAAGCCGATGCGGATCAGAGCGACGAAGCGGCCCGCCAGGCTCGTGGCCAGGGCCCGCTCCTCGGAGCCGACGACGGTGACCGGCCAGTGGCTGCGCTGCACCGGACCGAAGCGCAAGCTCTGCCAACGCCTGCGGGCGGTCGGCAAGCCGTTCAACCGAACCCTAAAGACCGGACGCAATGGTCTCAGCCTCAGGGCCGTAGCCGGAAACAGGAAGCTGACTCCCGGAAAGTGGCGCCTCCGCCTCACCCCCACCGACGAAGCCGACATAACCGGCAGGCCGACCGAGGCCACCCTCACGGTGCTACCAGCCCGCAAGTAACTCCGACCAGCGGCGGACGGAGGGAACCTGGCTCCCGACGAAACTGGCTCCCGACGGGAGGCTTCTCAGCCGACTTGACCGAAAGACCTCCCCTCGGCGCTACGCGCGGGTGGTCCCCGGCGGTGACTCAGGGCGGCCGGAGCCGGAAATCACCGGGATCCCCTTTCAGCGGGTGGTCCGCAGGGGCCTCCAGCCGTTCGCTGACAAGGAGTAAAGGCCGGAAATCACCGCGATCTTACGTGGGTAAGTGAGCTGTGATTTCCGGCCGTCGACGAAGCCAGCGGGCGGCTGGTGGTTCCTGCGGACCTCGCCCGGGCTAAACCTGGACCAAGATGGCGTCTCCCTGGCCCCCACCGGAGCAGATCGCGGCGCAACCGAGGCCGCCACCGCGGCGCTTGAGCTCACGGACCAGAGCGCCGATCACCCGGGCACCGGAGGCACCGATCGGGTGGCCGAGCGCGATCGCGCCGCCGTTCACGTTGACCTTCTCCTCGTCGATGCCCAGCATCTTCACGGTGTTCAGCGAGACCGAGGCGAAGGCCTCGTTGATCTCCCAGAGATCGACGTCGGCCGGGGTCTTGCCGATCTTCTCCAGGGCCGCCTTGGCGGCCAGGGCCGGGGTCTTGGCGAGGCAGGCGTACTCGTCGCCGATCTGGCCGTAGCCGACGATCGTGCCCATGATCTCCTTGCCGTTGGCCTTCGCCCACTCCTCGGAGGCGAGCACCAGCGCGCCGGCCCCGTCGTTCACGCCCGGAGCGTTGCCGGCGGTGTGGGTGGCGTCCTCGCCACCGATCGTCCGCAGCTTGCCGAGACTCTCGGCGGTCGCGTCGGGACGGATCGCCTCGTCGGCATCAACCACGGTGTCGCCCTTGCGGCCCTTGACCGTGACCGGCACGATCTCCTCGGCCAGCACGCCGTTCTGCTGGGCGGCGTCGGCCCGCTGGTGGGACTGGGCCGAGAAGCGGTCCATGTCCTCACGCTCGATCCCGAGCTGGTTGGAGACACCGGAAGCCTCGTTGATCATCTGCAGATGGGTGAAGGGGTTGGTCAGGCCGTCGTGGGTCATCGCGTCGACCGCCTTCACGTCACCCATCCGGAAACCGAACCGGGCTCCGGGCAGCAGGTACGGGGCGCCGGACATCGACTCCATGCCGCCGCCGACACCGAGCTCGATGTCACCGGCGCGGATCGCGGTGTCGATCAGACCGACCGACCGCATGCCTGATGCGCAGACCTTGTTCACGGTCTCGGAGGGAACCTCTTTCGGGATGCCGCCGTTGATCTGGGCCTGACGGGAGGGAATCTGGCCCTGCCCGGCCTGCAGTACCTGGCCGAAGGAAACCTGCTCGACCTGATCCGGGGCCACCCCGGCACGATCGAGGGCACCGGCAATCGCGGCTCCGCCGAGTTCGGCTGCATCCACGGTCTTGAGACCACCGCCCATCTTGCCGAAGGGGGTGCGGGCGGTACTGAGGATGACTGTGCGGGCCATTGTGCCTTTCGGTTTACGAGGGGAAGTTCGAAAAGAGGACTAAAAAAGCGAATATGGACGATACCGGGTGCCCCTTCTCAAGGGTCACCGGTTCGGCTACGCTCAACCTGTCCCATACAAGGGGTGGGTCCCGCGCGGTGGAAAATCTCAGGATGAAAGTTGTCTCGACAGCGTTGGTGCTGTTCGCAAGTGGATCCTTGATGATGGCCGGGATAGCAGTCGCAGGACCGCTTTCTACGTACTCGGCCGAGCCCGTGGCGGACATAAATCCGGGTGCCGGAAGCGGCATCTCCAATTCGGTCGATCCCGAGTTCACCGCGGCAGGCAATCAGGTCTTCTTCATCGCCGATGACGGGGTGAACGGCAAGGAACTCTGGGCCAGCGACGGCAGGCCGGGCGGCAGCACCCAGATGATCAAGGATGTAAACCCGGCCCCCGGGGTCGGCAGCAACCCTGAGGGTCTCGTCACCTACGAGGGCGAGGTCTACTTCTCGGCCGATGACGGGGCAAGCGGACGCGAGCTCTGGAAATCCAACGGGACCGAAGCCGGAACGATGATGCTCAAAGACATCCAGGTCGGCTCCGATTCATCGTCGCCGTCCAGACCGGTCGAGGCCGGGGGCAAGCTGTTTTTCGCCGCAAACGAAGGTCCCGGCCCGGCCTTCAGGGGTACCGAACTCTGGATGACCGATGGCACCGGCCCCGGAACCGGGTTGGTCAAGGACATCGAAGCCGACGGCTGCATGGGCGGGTCGAGTCCGAGAGAGCTGACCGAAGTCGACGGGCTTCTCTACTTCGTCGCCAACTTCTCGAGTCCGGGCTGCAGCGATTCCGATCTTGGCCAGCTCTGGAAGAGCGACGGGACCGAGTCCGGCACACAGTTGATTTCAGACCTCAGACCCGGGAATTCTTCTGACCCATTCATTCAGAACATCACCGAACTGAATGGACTGGCCGTTTTCGCCGCCACAGTGAGTTCGGAAGGCGTTGAACTTTTTACCAGCGACGGGACCAATTCCGGCACCGTCCTTCAGGTCCTGGACCCCGGTCCGACCAACGGCGTCTTTGGCCCGTTCACGGTATTCGATGGCTGGGCTTACTTCCAGGGAAACGACGGAACCAACCGTGAACTCTGGCGAACCGACGGAACCGGCACTACCGCGCTTTTCAAGGATCTTGACCCGACTCCGTCCGCTCAGAGCCAACCCGACTCGATCACCGTGGCAAACGGGGCGCTCTGGCTGATGCCCACCGTCGCCGGCACCTCTTCGGAACCGTGGACAAGCGACGGGATACCCGGCGGTACCAATCTAGCCAAGGACATAAACCCGGGGACCGGAAATTCTTTCCCGACGGACTTCACCGGACTGGGGGGCCGGACCTTCTTCCTGGCCAGCAACACCTCGAGCACGCCCTTCACCATGACCAACTACCAGCTCTGGCAGTCGGACGGCACCGCCGGCGGGACCATTGCCAGAAGCAGCATCGCCGCCGGTGACGACCTCGAAGACAAGGTCAAATGGCTGGCCAAGGTCGGGCCGAGGCTGGTCTTCGGGGCGGACAACAACGACGGGACCGGCTTCGAACTCTGGTCCTTCACCGACAACGAAGAACCGCTGACCACGATTACCTCCGGCCCCGCGAATAACACGACGATTACCGACCCCTCCCCCGTTTTCGGTTTCGAGTCCGACGATCTGCCGGCCACCTTCGAGTGCCGACTCTACGACAGCAGTCTTCCCGCCCCGGCTTTCGGCCCCTGTTCGGGACCAGGCGCGACGCATACCCCGCCAGCCCCGCTGTCCACGGTCAATGAAGTCGGGAGTTTCAGGTTCGAGGTCAGGGCATTCGACGAATCCGGGAATGTTGACCCGACCCCGGTCGGGCGGACATTCACACTCGACGTGAAGCCCCCTGATACCGAGATAACCGCCGGACCAGCCGAAGACTCGACCATCACCAGTCCCTCCCCCACCTTCGAGTTCCGCTCCGTCAACCAAAGTGGTTCAGGTCAGTCCGGGGCCACCTTCGAATGTCGTCTCTTCGCGACCGGTCAGAGCGCACCGGCTTTCGGTACCTGCTCGGGACCAGGCGAAACCCACACCCCGGCCAGTCCGCTCGCCAAAGGCAGCTACACCTTCGAGGTCAGGTCAACCGATCCGGTCGGGAACACCGACCCAACTCCGGCTTCGCGTTCCTTTGCGGTCGAGGCCCCGGTTGCCGACAAGACGCTCAAGGGGTCAGCTACAGCCTGGAAGGTACAAAGGCAGCGCGGCAAAAGGCTTGGGATCAAGGTGAAGGTCAAGGCGATTGAGGCCCTGCGGGTCGCCCTGAGCGGCAAGGTCATCGATGGCCGCAGGAAGACTGGCTTGAAGAGAGTGACCAATTCCCTGAAGCCGGGTGCTTCCAGGACCATCGTTCTACGCCTGCCCAGGAAGAAGAACCGGGCGCTGCTTGCCCGGGTCAGGCGGACCGGGAAGGTCAGGGCGCTGGTCGCGGTGACCCTGAGCGACCCGGCCGGGAACAGGAAGCAGGTCCGCCTCTCGGTGAAGCTCCGCTGAGCCACGGCGCCCCGGGTCCTAGTATCCGGCGAATGAAGGCCCACGCGAGTGCACTCCCCATGTCCGACCTCGATGCCGACCTGGTGGCGGTCGGCCTCTTTGAAGGTGACGAACTGAGCCAGCCGCTGGGCAGCACCGGCGGTGCCGCTGACGCCTCGTCTGACTTCAAGTCGCAGGTAATCGTCTACCCCGGAAGGCCAGTCCGGACGGTGATCATCGGGCTCGGACCGAAGGAAGATTTCACCGCCGAGAAGGCCCGAGTGGTCGGTGCCGTTTCGCAGCAGGCACTTAAACAGGTCAAGGGCGAGGCGCTGGCCTGGGTGCTCCCGGACTTGCCAGACGGGGTTGATGCGGGGGCTGTGGCCGCCGCCCTGATCGAGGGGGCGGGTTTCTCCGCCTTCGAGTTCGACCGGTACCGGTCCGGCAGCGACGGCGAGGAGGCCGCCCCGACCCTGAAGTCGGTCGAGGTCAGTGCCGGGACCGACGTCACCGAGGCGGTACGGATCGGCGAGGTGGTAGTCAATGCCGCCAACCGGGCGAGGGAGCTCCAGAGCATGCCGGCCAATGAGGCCACCCCGAAGTTCCTGGCCCGGAGGGCGAAGGAGATCGCAGCCGCCCACAAACGGATCGAGGTGGAAGTGATGAAGCGCCAGGCGATCGTGAAGGCCGGGATGGGAGGCCTGGCCGCAGTCTCGAAGGGGGGCGAGGAGGTCGGCCCACGGCTGATCACCCTCCGCTACTCGGGCCGGGATGGTGGCGAGACACTCGGGCTGGTCGGCAAGTCGGTGACCTTCGACTCGGGCGGGATCTCGATCAAGCCCTCGGCCGGGATGCACGAGATGAAGATGGATATGTCCGGCGGGGCGGCGGTACTCGAGGCCGTGAACGCGATCGCCGAGCTCGACCTTGCGATCAACCTGATCGCCGTGCTCCCGGCGACCGAGAACATGCCTTCAGGCACCGCTCTGAAACCGGGTGACGTCCTCACCCAGCTGAACGGCAAGACGGTCGAGGTGACCAACACCGACGCCGAGGGCCGCCTGATCCTGGCCGACGCGCTGACCTGGTGCGCCCGTCAGGGGGCCGACCGCATGGTGGACCTGGCCACCCTGACCGGGGCGGTGTTGATCGGACTCGGCTCAACCTACGCCGGCCTGATCGCCAACGACGACGAGCTCGCGGCGCAGGTCGAGGCTGCCGGTGAACGGACCGGTGAGCTGGTCTGGCGGCTTCCGCTCCACCCCGAGTACCGGGAGCTGATCGAGGGTTCGATCACCGATCTGGTGAACACCTCGGCCAAGCGCAAGGCGGGGACGATCTACGCCGGTTCCTTCCTCGAGGAGTTCACCGAGGGCAGGCCGTGGGCGCATCTCGACATCGCCGGCACCGCCTGGGATACCGGCCGCGAGTACTGGGGCGCCGGCCCAACCGGTTTCGGAACCCATCTGCTGATCAGCCTGGCCCGCGAGCTCGCCCAGACCAACTAGCCCAAAAGAAAGTGGTGGGGCCAACCGGTATCTCCACGGAT includes:
- a CDS encoding LD-carboxypeptidase, with amino-acid sequence MPESATIAVVAPASPPQTRSEIEQATAYFESRGHRVVFGPNHRKVHGYLAGTDEERAADLQWALSEDGIDMVHALCGGYGSARLFDRIEWDAVGEPRIVCGFSDITGLHLALAKKPGWVTFYGPNFVRFTRQKEELTEETEEWFHRAFQPEPLGRVFEDPEDPYVLTVGGGIGEGVLTGGCLTLVSASIGTPFEVETDGCVLLLEDLNTDQYLIDTLLNHLLRAGKLDNLAGFVFGTDVILRSRVAPEGPESVLSIEQVLDELIAPLGIPAIANLPVGHGKHMATMPLGTKVRVDGGGKTLEVLEPAVAG
- a CDS encoding cobalamin B12-binding domain-containing protein codes for the protein MVAAAAHKIRVVVAKPGLDGHDRGAKIIARALRDAGMEVIYTGLHQTPEEIVETAIQEDADAIGVSILSGAHMTLVPKISELLAEQGVDDVLLTVGGTIPTRDIEALKEMGVTGVFTPGAPTGEIVEFIRTRVNRREL
- a CDS encoding HAD-IB family hydrolase, whose protein sequence is MTDLREAAFFDLDKTLMSGSSSMEFARVARTRGIISRRQVAGWAVDHLKFRLRGASDEETAQVLAVAQESVGGSRVELIDRMWPEVLAGILPRIYPRILAEVHRHQDEGRLTFIVSAAGSEMVESLARILGMDGGIGTRYAVEDGRYTGELAGPFVYGPGKVIAMEEIAADRGIDLAASWAYSDSASDLPMLEAVGNAVVVNPDPKLAAVASERAWEELRLDRIGRDLAVVGTITGLVAVATVGHFTIGQSEPFRRRRRQLFEALRGCRS
- a CDS encoding acetyl-CoA C-acetyltransferase: MARTVILSTARTPFGKMGGGLKTVDAAELGGAAIAGALDRAGVAPDQVEQVSFGQVLQAGQGQIPSRQAQINGGIPKEVPSETVNKVCASGMRSVGLIDTAIRAGDIELGVGGGMESMSGAPYLLPGARFGFRMGDVKAVDAMTHDGLTNPFTHLQMINEASGVSNQLGIEREDMDRFSAQSHQRADAAQQNGVLAEEIVPVTVKGRKGDTVVDADEAIRPDATAESLGKLRTIGGEDATHTAGNAPGVNDGAGALVLASEEWAKANGKEIMGTIVGYGQIGDEYACLAKTPALAAKAALEKIGKTPADVDLWEINEAFASVSLNTVKMLGIDEEKVNVNGGAIALGHPIGASGARVIGALVRELKRRGGGLGCAAICSGGGQGDAILVQV
- a CDS encoding methylmalonyl-CoA mutase family protein encodes the protein MEPNSTPASPPAAESENRESGGGELRFETMSGVPIRAAYGPEDVTGDAEAKIGEPGRYPFTRGPYESMYRGRNWTMRQFAGFGTVEETNERFHYLLDHGQTGLSTAFDMPTLMGYDSDHPRSLGEVGREGVAVDTLDDMERLFQGIPLGEVSTSMTINAPAAILLAFYVLVGERQGVSPERLSGTIQTDILKEYIAQKEWCFPVEPAMRLVTDMIEYSTREMPRWHPVSISGYHIREAGATAAQELAFTLKDGFTYVERAIERGLDVDSFAPRLSFFFNAHIDFFEEIAKYRAARRIWARELRETYGAERPESMRLRFHTQTAGVSLTAQQPLNNIVRTALEALAGVLGGTQSLHTNSFDEALALPTEEAVRVALRTQQIISHETGVTNTPDPLGGSYFVEALTDELEAEAYRYFDRIDELGGMVEAIRKNYPQREIAESAFEFQRKLDSGEFTIVGVNRYQSEEEEVPLLHIDPALETKQVERLAATRAVRDSAAVESSLAELKRAAGTDQNLMYPILDAAREQVTVGEMVATLQEVFGTYTETPVF